The Mycolicibacterium doricum genome includes a region encoding these proteins:
- a CDS encoding ArsR/SmtB family transcription factor, which produces MNADSARCGRCLPDDEANLVAEVFRMLADPTRVQILWALVSHEKSVNDLASHVGKPAPSVSQHLAKLRMARLVRTRREGTTIYYSLDNNHVAQLVTDAVFNAEHAGPGVPGHHRDASDLAALHADVPAAYPSRNGRRG; this is translated from the coding sequence ATGAATGCAGATAGCGCGCGATGCGGTCGGTGCCTGCCCGACGACGAGGCGAACCTCGTGGCCGAGGTCTTCCGGATGTTGGCCGACCCCACCCGCGTGCAGATTCTCTGGGCGTTGGTGAGTCACGAGAAATCGGTCAACGACCTCGCCTCCCACGTTGGGAAGCCGGCCCCGTCGGTTTCGCAGCACCTGGCGAAACTGCGCATGGCGCGACTGGTCCGCACCCGCCGGGAGGGCACCACCATCTACTACAGCCTGGACAACAACCACGTCGCGCAGTTGGTCACCGACGCGGTCTTCAATGCCGAGCATGCCGGGCCGGGCGTCCCCGGTCATCACCGTGACGCGTCCGACCTCGCCGCCTTGCACGCGGACGTTCCCGCCGCCTATCCATCGAGGAACGGACGACGCGGATGA
- a CDS encoding SpoIIAA family protein has protein sequence MIEVLQDMPAGVAGIRVSGRVTANDFHQFTPALDRMLDTDEIRFVEVIGSDYEGFGPGGLLADVKQGFRTIKHLRGFKRTAVVTDKEWIGHTLHALAWMIPGEVALFGLDQIDAAKQWAAS, from the coding sequence ATTATCGAGGTACTGCAGGACATGCCCGCCGGCGTCGCCGGTATCCGGGTGTCAGGGCGTGTCACCGCCAACGATTTCCACCAGTTCACACCGGCCCTGGACCGGATGCTGGACACCGACGAAATCCGCTTCGTCGAGGTCATCGGGTCTGACTACGAGGGTTTCGGCCCCGGCGGGCTGCTCGCCGATGTCAAGCAGGGCTTCAGGACGATCAAGCACCTTCGCGGGTTTAAACGCACTGCCGTGGTCACCGACAAGGAGTGGATCGGCCACACCCTGCACGCGCTGGCCTGGATGATTCCCGGCGAGGTGGCGCTGTTCGGTCTCGACCAGATAGACGCCGCCAAACAGTGGGCGGCGAGCTGA